CAGAATTCTCATGTCAATAAGTGACAAGTAACACCCAGGGAAAAACAGTTAACTGTACATAAACAACTTCGGACTGTACATTGCTGTACTGCTTGGAGAAGTCTGTACTATCTTAGAGTCATAAGGTCAATCTGACAACAGCAGCATAGTGGTAAGCACCGGTCAAAAGTCAAATTAAATGTTAGGGTTAgataggagggggaaaaaaaaaagcagagtcacATCCGATGCTGCAGACCATGCTGTGTCAACAGCTGAACTACTGTACAGAACTCTGCTCAATCCTCCTCAAAAAGCATTAGAAGGCTGagaagaggaacagaaataggAAACAAAGATGATCACAGTCAGAAATGACTCCTGTAGATGGCAGGCTACACGATTTTGGACTCCGTGTCTTTGAAAACAACGACTGAAGGGCTGACGTCCTTCCGTGGTTCAACAAGGCGTATTATTCAGTGTTTCTCACTGATATTCCCTACCTTATGAACATCAgagataaagcaaacaaaattaaacttAGTATTTAAGTAACTTAGACTATGTAAGTCATTAGCATGAATGGATTAAAAGAAGTTCATGGAGAACAGATCCATAGGCTGCGAATGAATATCCCAGAGCAGGGTCCCTGTTCTTCTGCCCTATTCTTCTGGTCTTTCCCTAAACAACCCTTCAGTGGCCATTGCCAGGAAGAAGACCTTGGGCTGCACAGCCATTTGGTCCAGCTTGGTATAGCTCCTATGCTCATCGCTGCTTCTTCAGTTCCTTTCTTCTGCATAGAGAGGGTCAAGGCTGCTCAGATTTTCCATATCCAGAGACTTGATGCTTACTGTGAGTATACAGCACAGGAGAGCAACTGGAGGAAAGGGATCCATGCTGGACGGTAAACTAAAGAACAACTACAATCCTAAATACCCCACTGTCCAAGAACAAAGATTTCTTCCCAAGGTATTCTCCAGCAAATTGGGTGTCAAAAAGCAGCAAATGCGAGAAACTCCAGATGTCCATTGGTCACAACTTCCAGTTTCCCAGAGGTGAAATCTGGGGGGtttcccaccccccacacccacAATAACACCGCCAGCATCCATTTATACTCACCTTCTCACTGGCATCTGACACAAACGGGCTGTCGATGCTGAGACAGGAAAGCATTTGTTCTTGCTCTTCCAGCGAGTAAGGCTGTGAAAGGCTGTTCAAAAACAGTTctgcaagcaaaagaaaagagaaggaagccaTTCCCAGTGTTTCCTTTCAGGCCTCTCTGCTCTAATCACAGTTACTGCAATTAATACCCAAAGCTTCTTCAGCATTATCTAATGAACATTGATATTAGTGTCCGCAAAACACATGACACACAATTCCTCTGCTAAGCAGAGGCTATGGCCACCACTGTGAAAACAGGGAAACTGCGCCAGAAAGGACAGATGAATTGTGCAATGACATGCAAAATGCCAGAGACGGGACTAGCACCCAGAATTTCCCAGTTCTTGCCTATTATGTCACCTATCAGTCTTCACTCTAGATCCATCCACGTTATACCCAGGAAAAGGTCAAACTTATGTACTCAACTCTTGCAGTAACTTGCAGTGATAATATCCAGACCTTACAAGGCTGCTGAAGATCCAAAGCCATTTGAGAAGAAAGCTGACCCTCAACAACCCCTAAAATGCCATTCCTCAGTTCTGTGACAACAGTTACATTTCAAGACACTTTTTTCCTAGCTTGAAGTTTTCAATTCATTTACAAAGACTAGAAAATATGggataaaaaaaagtgaaaggttGAGTTATACTGAGGCAACGGAACTGGACTATTACTTCACTGATTTTCACACTGAAGACTGCTGGTTTTCAAATTCTGGATTGCTACTGGTAATCAGATTTGTTGGCTGGTGGCTATAGGTTTTCCAATGCCTAGAACGAAACAGTTGCAGACTGATTTTAACTATACTGCTTCATTTGACATCTCCCATCCAATAGGGTTATGCCTTTATTAAAAGAATTATGTTTGAAAACCTAAAATTTCAGATGAAGTTGGAATTGCAGACACTGTTTATACAGTGCACATAAGCATAAGAAAACTGGCTGTTTTCTGAGAGGTTCCTGCACCTCTCACAGAAGTTTGCTCTACTGTTCAGAGAGTGGAAGGAAATCCTGACCGCTACCTTTGTGGCATATTTAATTGGTTGAGAACTACTGGTTTTGATAATTTCAAGGAAGGCTGAGCAATTCGTGTAACGAGAGAGGAACGATGAACAAAATGACATCCAAGCTCAAAACCCAGAAATAACTCTCAAGAGGCCAAAAgaaagcagctgtatttttatCATGCTCTCAAGCAAAAGGCTGAGTTCCCTACATAGCACATCGCTTACCTATTTCCAGCTGCTGAAGCTCTTGTTCTGAAATGGTTGTTGCTCTCTCCGCAGGGCTGCAGCTCTTCGGGGGGAGAGGAGTCGAGGagagaggtggaggatcccaggTCTCAGATACCTCCTTGCACACGTTCCAAGGGGTTCCCTCGACCTCCTCTGTTTGCTCCAGAGATGGTGGTGGTAGGACGGGGCTTGCACAGGAAACTTTGACTGCCAATTTTGGGTCAGAACCAGTCTCAGAAACTGGGCTCACTGTGGGGGACAGGGACGTCTGTGGattgttttctttgttcaaaGAGAAACGTCTAGGCTCTCTGTATTCGCCTTTCCAGGGGCTTGTCACACCTCCcactataaaaacaaaaagcatacaAACATTatcacataaagaaaaaaacagaggtaaAAGTTTTCCTTCACAGTAAGAGTTTCTGAACTGTATCTTGCTGTAAAATGCCCAGCTTCTTCAAAAGACGAAACCAGATCACCTCTACAAATTCTTGCTGTATTACACTACCTTTCAGCAGGattaagttaaaataaattatggaTAGTCTTAGAGGCAAGACTGTACCACAAGTATGAGTTACAGTTCAGGATGCAATAAACctctgctttcagttttgctgCATACCAGACTCCAGCTTACTAGATGCAGTTGATACTTCAGCTGAATGTGAGCCCAGCCACAGCACACACCTTAATAAACCCACATAAAGCACAATATCGTCTACTTcgagcagagaaggaagaaagagcatGTGACAGCACAcaggaaattttaatttatttgggtGAGAAACACGCGGCTGCGGGCAAAAGCTATCAAGCCAAAAATATACATCAATGCTGAAGCCTGTGCAAACGATAAACTTAACAGTAAAACATACTGATATTTCCCATAGGACCACTCTGATATAACTAGCAACTGGCCACTTTACCAGTGCGGATGAGTAGCTTTAGATACAGGACATTTCTACCTTCTTCAAGTGCGACACTGGTCTTAGTTTTCAGTTCAGACGCAGATGCTCTCTGAACAGGCTCTTTCTCCAGACCCATTTTAATAATCTCAACAGTGAGAGGGTTGCAGGAAGGTGGAATTTCCCTCAGAGGAGGTGGCTCTTTAGCTATCTGTATAACAAACAGGAAGTGAAAGAGGTTAGACCAGAGAGGCTTAATTTGATTTCAGAAAGGTTCTTCCCACCCCGAGAGCGTTTCCAACTGAAATTACAGCATGAAATGAAGAGTCCTGAGCAGACCTGTGGCTAAAAAGTCACACCCAAGTCATGAGCAGGATACAAAAGAAACAGCCCTAGCATGTGTAATGCACAGCAGTCTAAGAGGCGTAAGAAACGATCAGCTTCCAAAGCAAGGTTGGCACCACTGTAAATGCCCAGCTGGCTCTCAGCCAGCCTTCCTGAAATGACTGCTCTCTAGCTAGGTACAATGAGATTTTGCAGGCTTACGTACCTTTTATTGGAGATACGTTGGTTCGCTTACCTTTAGACAGAGCGGGTGATTGTAATACTGGGTCCAAGGGTGGCACCCATTAAGCATGTGCAGCATCATACAGCAACTGCTCCAGACATCCACTTTGGAGTCACAGCGTTTTCCCATGACCACCTCCGGAGCCATATGAGTCTCCGTGCCAGGCACATAGTTCCCTAAAACCATTCAAATGAAAACTCACTGCATGTAAACTAGACGATTGTTTCACTGCAACTGCTGGGAAGCCTCCTTGTCTTTTCAGTTAAAGGGAGAAACAAGTCACCTTAACCCAAAAAGCAGCATTGTGTGCTCTTATAAGCTGTTCAAAGGCTACATCTCCATATCAGTCTCATCCCTTACACACAGAATAGGTATTAAGCTCCCTTTCCCAGCAAATTTGGGAGGCAAAACATGACGCTCCATTGGTGAGCTCGGCATCAGAAAACACATCCTTCTCTTTCAACAGCTGCACTAAGAAGCACTGTAAagtttaactgcccaaaagtcaGTGAGGAATTTTGCTTTGGCGGAGGTCAGGATTCTTCCCCAGCTGTTTAGTGATGTTACATGACAAGTCAGAGGTAGATTTTTACGTTTCGATGTGGTTTCTTGCAGGGACAAAACACTGAATGTAATATGCTGACATAATCTTacaaaaaacacaacagcctTCTAGACTGGGAGATAAGGACCACCTTCCAACCTTAAGTTCATTTTAGCTGTCAGTGGGATACATCACAGTAATATCAATAAATGCGACATTATGAGCAACGTTAAGTCTGGAAAATACAGTTGCTTGCAAGTTACCATATGTAAATgttcaaaaagaaagaatgagtCAGTAGGGCAACTCTTTAGAACTGCAGCTGAAAGTCCTTACCTGTGACCAAGCACTTTCCCAGGCCATCTGGATGAAGGTGAGCAGAGTGACCAAAGTCACACAGAAGAGCCCTGCTTCCATCATCAGACAAGAGCACATTTTCCGCTGGCAATGAGAAGTTTTTAATTAGTCAGTCTCCTTTGTATTATGGTCGCCGAGatggaaaaaatgtcaaaagcccACAGAACTACAGTTTTTTGAGCCCAAACCAAGATCTATTATCCTATGGAGCATCGCTGGCTTAAGCAAGTACACAACTATAATTACCTCTACTTATAAGCTACGAATTTTCTGCCCTGGAGATTCCTCTACCCCAGTGGTGGGGCAGCCTGGGCAAACAGCCTGTCAGAACCACCGGAtgacagaaagaaagaggtgaCAATATGATATGCCCAGTTGTTTAGAATCAAGTTAAGCTCTAATCTCAAATGTAGAGCTGAAAATCTAGTAAATAACCTTTTGCCACTCAGTAACTTAATCTCCAAGCACTTTGCCTCTTctaagaaaaagggaagaacaagGTACCTTAAGTGCCATCCTACCTTTTACATCTCCATGGAGAATGTTTTGAGCGTGAAGATACTCCAAGCCCTCTAATGCCTGGCCCAAATAACTGAGGGCTCTGTCCTCTGGCAGGCAGCCACTCTGTTTAATTAGCTGACCTAGTGAGCCACCTAGAAAGGAATCCAGAGAGTCCATGTTAGCTTATCTTTAAATTCTTCCCAGCATCATCAGCGTTCCTCATTGTTTCTGAGGAAGAAATGAGAACTGCCAGGTCTGACAGCCCTCATCTTCCACACATGGGtctgttccttttgtttattCCCAGAGTTCTTACTGCCCACAGAAACTGGCCTCTTTCATGAAGCCTTTTGCTTCGTGTCAGTTTAACAGTGTTGCTTTGTATCAAAAGCAACTACTCTGTGATCAGATCAGACATTTCTAGGTGCTACTGATCACCAGCCGATTCTTCACAGGCTGTGTTTTCCATGGTCCTGGCTGGAAAAAGGAGCGTCAGGCAACGGAAGCATCTAGGTTTGCTTATACAGTGTTCCCTGTTCCAGTACAATGTGCTTTACATGGTGCCATGCAAataaacatgaaagcaaaaaCCAGCATCAGGTGTGTGTTTTAGTGAGAATTTGCAGCTGCTGTTCAAGAGATACACATCTGGAACTCGAGTGAGGCAGGACTGGAAATTATTCCCCTCACAGAAAGACCATTGCTACACACCGGCAGGGGTTACACACACCTATCCCAACCCACTCAGGAATTAACGGTAGGAACACTCTGGATACATCAAAGAATTAACAGATTTAAAattggggcaggaggaagaggagatcaATGCCCACTGCATTCAACAGTTACAATGGTGCTTCCATTGTGGTTGTTTCTTTCTCACCCTCCATCAGCTTCATGAAGATGGTCACCCAAGGTCCTTCCTTCACAGCTCCGTACAAGGGGACAACTTTAGGACTTGTTATTGCAGCACATGTCGTTAACTCCTCTGCACGGAAGTGTTCAACTTGTACCTAGAGAAACAAAGAAGAAGCACTGAACAAATTTTGTGATGAATCCTGACAGAATTGTCCCTCACTGATGCTTGGGTCAGAGCGTCCCACGCTGTTTAACAGCAGAGGCACAAGGATGACCTTCGTTAACAGAAATCAGTGGGTACAGCAATAAGTGGGAACACTCAGGTTCTGAATAAGGACGATGAGAGTCCCTAAACCCTCAGTGTCTGAGTAAAACGAAGATTTGTCAAAAAAGATGCCAGGTTGCAATACCTCCAGCTTATGGCTGAGTACTGGTGATCTTCAGGAGGAAGGTAATTTCTGTCTCAGTTAAAAAGAGAATACTGACAACTTAAGCATTCTGCTttcatgaaagaggaaaaaaaattaaggatggTGTAGTACTTGGCAAAAATAAAACTCCCGCAAAACAGGAGGGAATATGAAATATGGCCACAAGCAGTGATCGACACTATCACCTTTTTAGGTGGTACTAAGCCTGCACAGAAAAATGGTTAAAGAAAAACTCTATTCACTAAGTTcagccaaacaaaataaaacaagaatttgCTAAAGACCAGAAGGAAAACATGAGTCATTAAGATTCTGGTGGGAAAAGGATGTATCGTGTTTCTTCACTGTCAGCAATCCAGCTATAGTTAGTTTTCTTTAATCTCAAGAATTTGGAGAGCAGGTGCTTACAACACCAAGTATGGTGAAAGAAGGTCAGGTAGTCCCCTTCTAACACAGGCAGACAGCAGTAATTGAAGACAGTTACTGATTTAAAATGAATACATCACGGTTAAGGGTTCATATTGCATATTAGAACTCACTGGTTTAAGAGTTGGGTCTGAGAAGATGTATTTCTGATCTATAGAAGTATCCTTTGAAATCCTCcagtaattaggaaaaaaaaaaaatcgacacTTTGAAAGACTTCAGCTTCTCCTACTCTCATGTCTTCCTTTTCAGCACAACCACTCCTCCTTCCTGAAAATACACCCCGCTAGTAACAGCTGTTTCTCCTAAGACTGTATATTTGCAAAGTGGATAATAAATTCAAGTAGTTACCTACTGTCAGAAAACAAGCTGGTCATGTTGCCACAAAATTCCACATCTAAAATGTGAGGATGCAGAATAGGAAATAGTTTTCTACGTGCTTTAAATACGTTTGCTTCTATACAGCTGACAAATGAAATGGTTAAAAAACTGGACAAGCTGGCTTAGCCTTGCCACTTACACCTTTCCACAGGCAATACATCAAGTTGAGACCAatgtaaacaagaaaaagcaaacatttaaaattgaaaaacGCATGTTCCAATTCTTTTTGCatataatatttttgtattcaaGACAAATGCTTCCCACACACTTTTTGAAGTTTTCTAGTGGAGTAATATGAGAAACATCAGTTCACAGAGGTGATGAAACTATTCAAGTGTTAAGTTCAAACAAAATAGTTTACATTCTCATCATCTACTTGCATTATCACTCTGCCTTCACCTCTGAGGCACCCCCACGGCTGCCTACAAAACAATACCCTGATTCAAGTTATATTCCACACGCTTCATACATGGTATGACAATGGCATATCTTGGTGTACAACAGATTATTATGCCAACTTCTGGGAAAATACACATCCTTTGCTGCACCTGTAGCAGAATCACCTCATTCAATGTGCCAGTATTGCATATGACACTcacagaaagaacaaacaaaagctcCCTCCGTTTTGAGTACCTACcgccttatttttttcctactttattCCCTTTTCAACAGAGAAACACCTGCCATGTCACCATTTACACTAGACGTGTTTTAAGACGACAACAGTTAGATAAGCAGACAACTCACACAGACGCTTCTCCCCCGCAGTCACTAGGAACACACTTAAATCTTTCTGAAATCTCCACTCTTTCGGCCTGTCTCAGCACAAAAAACAAGATCCCTTGTAGCACGCTTTGAAGGCCAAATGAACCTATTTCTGGCTGCTAAGCTTGACTCCCTGTGCACATACAGGTTCTCTGTCTGCTTCTTCTCTCCATACCATCGCCTTGAAGTTTTTCCTTGGACATAACCACAGCAACATTTCACTGTGACTGTACAATAAGGTACCTACAGTCCATGGTAGCTGGAAGGAGAAGACTTTTCCCCCGTATGCCTTCTTGTGTCAGGAACCCCCCCCTTTCTCACACATAATTACCTTTTTGGCAGCACACTGAAATCCCGTCTGTTTGTCCTCTATTTTGTATACTTCTCCAAAAGAGCCAATGCCCAAAGAACCATGACACTTGGTCCAATGAACCTCTTCTCGGTACTCATAATCCACTGGCTTTAGTTTCTGGAagttaaaatcagaaaacaagatGAAGCAAGGAAAGAAACACTTAACTGTTGAGCTCCACAGACAGAGaccaacattttcagaaaaagcacAATGATAGATAGCGCCGCACCTCTCTCAAAATCCCTGTACAAAATTACTTCTGTCACGGGCTTGAGATGAAACGATACGGGAGGACCTACTTGATTTCTGTGGGCTCTGTTTGATTTAAATGAGTGCACCCCATTTTTGTAAAGAAAGGCCACCAGTATTTGGATAGCTTTGGAGCGCCAAACTATTCCCTTCACATGCAGGACATAACTACAAAGCTAAATCTTACAAACAAAATAAGATTCACGTGACTAAATGTAGACATCTATGCGTGAGCTAAATCTTTTTTATAGTCAGTAGACTGAGATTGTCCCTTAGGTCTCAGAGTAAATATATTCAGGCAGGTAAGTGACACCCTGAACCCCACCGACAACACTGACAAGGTCACGCTGATTCCAGTGAAGAGTCCCCTAAGGGGAGTTTAAGGTGGCAAGAGAGAactgaattcagaagaaatgaaTCACGCCGCTAAGATTTACATGCATTTGCTATGCCCAAGCCCTGCGT
The Calonectris borealis chromosome 22, bCalBor7.hap1.2, whole genome shotgun sequence genome window above contains:
- the MAP3K14 gene encoding mitogen-activated protein kinase kinase kinase 14 isoform X2; the protein is MAPTSWRGRHRGKTKKKRHKKRSKLKVQTVAAGRRGPRTPEQESCTPIPVQEDESHPNTLYRNNFWVSELNKDLVYDPLPFEKPEKVLSTGKLHSPRSQYKTELHKLISPIQCLNHVWKLHYQRDSVPQPETLHPFPYNIIPPHFAHLDSPLHAMKRNALETYFHGDLNYQDSQHRLSGLNLGYSFPKCVNQSMKTSLDKISVEEYLVDALKGSVSLGEPQNLASLAKTWRGGGLDPKEQFHEADENEGVLLNEKLKPVDYEYREEVHWTKCHGSLGIGSFGEVYKIEDKQTGFQCAAKKVQVEHFRAEELTTCAAITSPKVVPLYGAVKEGPWVTIFMKLMEGGSLGQLIKQSGCLPEDRALSYLGQALEGLEYLHAQNILHGDVKAENVLLSDDGSRALLCDFGHSAHLHPDGLGKCLVTGNYVPGTETHMAPEVVMGKRCDSKVDVWSSCCMMLHMLNGCHPWTQYYNHPLCLKIAKEPPPLREIPPSCNPLTVEIIKMGLEKEPVQRASASELKTKTSVALEEVGGVTSPWKGEYREPRRFSLNKENNPQTSLSPTVSPVSETGSDPKLAVKVSCASPVLPPPSLEQTEEVEGTPWNVCKEVSETWDPPPLSSTPLPPKSCSPAERATTISEQELQQLEIELFLNSLSQPYSLEEQEQMLSCLSIDSPFVSDASEKNSMKASHSLRDTMSSGIHSWNSQTDGQSFSWNNLLNRSRHTDTPSYFNGVKIQIQLLSGENLHIRDFHRTKVGDIATGISSQIPVPAFSLVTKEGQPVHYDMEVPDSGIELQCTLAPDCSVSWTWRVKHGQLENRP